Within Clostridia bacterium, the genomic segment GAAGCGACACGGGAGCATCGTCCCACGTCGCAGTGGTCTCCTGAGCTGTTCCGGCTTGCGAAGAATCCTGACCAGCACGTTCGCGTGGCAGTGGCATGGGCCATGGGACAAGACACGCAACGTGGCGATTTCCATCGCGTGCTCACCGGGATGCTGAACGATTCCGCTCCCGACGTTCGCGCCGCCGCGGCGCTTTCGCTGGTGCAGTTCGGCGACCGCAGCGGACACGACCAGATCGTGCTGCTGCTGGAACCAGTGCGCATGCTGGCTGCCCAGGGCGGCCGCGTGGTGAAGGCGGCGAAAACAGGAACGCTGGTACGTGCCGGTGAGCCCGTTGCTCGTCTGCGGAATGGCGATGCGGAAATCGACGTACCTGCTCCGGTTTCAGGACGCGTCTCGCGCTCTCAGGTTCGCTCCGGCGATGAACTCTCGCCCGGCACGCCCGTCGCCACCCTCGATCCGGCACCTGAACAAGCCTATGCCGCTCTCCATGCGCTCTACCAAATCGGGGAGCCCGGCGATCTTGCGAACATCGCGCGCTACCTTCAGGACGTGCCGGATATACCCGCAAGCGTGCGCGAGCAGGCGGCACTGGCCGAGCAGTCAATCCGGGCGCGCGCGGATGTGAAGTAGCTCGCGAAGCAGGTTGCGCCCACGCTCACGGCATGCTCGCAAGACCCATCGTGCCCGTGGAATCCGGTTCGCGAATTCTGGCTCAGCACATCTCGCCGAATGCGTCTTTTCTGCCCATGTGCCGTCTTCTGATATAGTTGTCAATCTTCCCGCGAAGAGCCCCATCTGAACGCGTGAGTTAAGGAGCGCCCTCATGGCAAAGAGCGTTAACAAGGTCATCCTCATCGGCAACCTCGGCAAAGATCCTGAAGTGAAGTTCACCGGACAGGGCACGGCCGTCGCAAACTTCTCCATCGCAACGTCTGAGAATTTTAAGGACAAGTCTGGCGAGTGGCAGGAGCGCACGGAATGGCA encodes:
- a CDS encoding HEAT repeat domain-containing protein, which gives rise to MSPEPSRVPHISQTDDKPGPEPVTNFHTAPAIPARKGLSRAARMAWAALVLVIALGSVFFWRGGWGAFQDPDQQISRYIRDDAHPRMQESAVRRIGEATREHRPTSQWSPELFRLAKNPDQHVRVAVAWAMGQDTQRGDFHRVLTGMLNDSAPDVRAAAALSLVQFGDRSGHDQIVLLLEPVRMLAAQGGRVVKAAKTGTLVRAGEPVARLRNGDAEIDVPAPVSGRVSRSQVRSGDELSPGTPVATLDPAPEQAYAALHALYQIGEPGDLANIARYLQDVPDIPASVREQAALAEQSIRARADVK